A single genomic interval of Streptomyces graminofaciens harbors:
- a CDS encoding sensor histidine kinase, translated as MVTAWWLPVAALGGAAATVLLTFLRMRRTAAARVAELAQLERLVERRAEQVTALSHELRTPLSMIKGAVDLLREGAPGPLTAAQKRLLQVADHQSTQVISLCESLLIQAKIEAGLFTPRTEKVDVSVVARDVVTAMRPLCAQREQRISLDVPQVMPRIPADPMLLTQALTNLLSNASRFTTNGGSIDVRVALIDTGVAVYVTDDGAGMTRAERHRLFHRFATGRPLADGTGLGLVITKTVVELHGGEIMVHTASTRGTTFLLTLPDGS; from the coding sequence ATGGTCACCGCCTGGTGGTTGCCGGTGGCGGCACTCGGCGGTGCGGCCGCCACTGTCCTGCTGACGTTCCTGCGGATGCGCCGGACAGCCGCGGCCCGGGTGGCGGAGCTGGCTCAGCTGGAACGCCTGGTGGAACGCCGGGCGGAGCAGGTGACCGCGCTCAGCCATGAGTTGCGTACCCCGCTCAGCATGATCAAGGGCGCGGTGGATCTGCTGCGGGAGGGGGCCCCGGGCCCGCTGACAGCGGCGCAGAAACGATTGCTCCAGGTCGCCGATCACCAGTCCACCCAGGTCATCAGCCTGTGCGAGAGCCTGCTGATCCAGGCGAAGATCGAAGCGGGCCTGTTCACGCCCCGTACGGAGAAGGTGGACGTGTCGGTGGTGGCGCGGGACGTCGTCACCGCGATGCGGCCGCTGTGCGCCCAGCGGGAGCAGCGGATCAGCCTGGATGTTCCGCAGGTGATGCCGCGGATCCCGGCCGACCCGATGCTGCTGACCCAGGCACTGACGAACCTGCTGTCGAACGCCAGCCGGTTCACCACCAACGGCGGCAGCATCGACGTCCGGGTCGCGCTCATCGACACGGGCGTCGCCGTGTACGTCACCGATGACGGCGCCGGCATGACGCGGGCCGAGCGGCATCGGTTGTTCCACCGCTTCGCCACCGGGCGGCCACTGGCCGACGGGACCGGCCTCGGTCTCGTGATCACGAAGACCGTTGTGGAACTGCACGGAGGCGAGATCATGGTGCACACCGCGTCGACCCGCGGGACGACGTTCCTGCTGACCCTGCCCGACGGATCATGA
- a CDS encoding response regulator transcription factor: MTAEAQTASGATVLVVDDEPQMTIIIEFALQTQGFTVLTAHDGATALNLLRTHAVDLVVLDVMMPAMDGLTLCGRIRARSDVPVMLLTALSQHDDVITGLEHGADDYVTKPFHPREVALRAQALVRRHRRGNGAAVRVGLLVIDPVAQSASLGRHRLELPFTEFKLLTHLASRRGVPQSWQDLLREVWGTTDLLGGRDVVKSTVYRLRSRLAGVPGGSAYIRTLRGVGYLMPDLPADAPESGPADEPDWSRPG; encoded by the coding sequence ATGACGGCGGAGGCACAGACCGCTTCGGGCGCGACCGTGCTGGTGGTCGACGACGAGCCGCAGATGACGATCATCATCGAATTCGCGCTGCAGACGCAGGGATTCACGGTGCTCACCGCGCACGACGGCGCGACCGCGCTGAATCTGCTGCGGACCCACGCGGTCGACCTGGTCGTGCTGGACGTGATGATGCCGGCGATGGACGGACTCACCCTGTGCGGGCGGATACGGGCCCGGTCGGACGTGCCGGTCATGCTGCTCACCGCGTTGTCCCAGCACGACGACGTCATCACCGGACTGGAGCACGGCGCGGACGACTACGTGACCAAGCCGTTCCACCCGCGCGAGGTGGCGCTGCGCGCCCAGGCGCTGGTGCGCCGTCATCGCCGGGGCAACGGCGCGGCGGTCCGCGTCGGCCTGCTGGTGATCGACCCGGTGGCGCAGTCGGCGAGCCTTGGCCGGCATCGGCTGGAGCTGCCGTTCACAGAGTTCAAACTGCTCACCCATCTGGCGTCCCGGCGGGGCGTTCCGCAGTCCTGGCAGGACCTGCTGCGGGAGGTGTGGGGCACCACGGATCTGCTGGGCGGCCGGGACGTGGTCAAGTCCACGGTGTACCGGCTGCGGTCGCGGCTGGCTGGGGTACCGGGCGGCTCCGCCTACATCCGCACGCTGCGCGGGGTCGGCTATCTGATGCCGGACCTGCCGGCGGACGCACCGGAGAGCGGTCCCGCCGACGAGCCGGACTGGTCGCGGCCCGGCTGA
- a CDS encoding ABC transporter substrate-binding protein — MTVVAKGRRSRRGAALTMAVAAVVVATASGCARDAGEVGADQDGGVVHVACGATEEWCAATTEQFTETTGVKADFVRLSSGEALARIQAGKGNAEFDVWYGGPADGYAAAGEQDLLEPYVSANAKAIPAKYKDASGLWTGVYVGALGFCSNGELLKEKGLDAPESWADLLDPKLKKDIGIAHPSTSGTAYTALWTQVQLADGDEDKALKYMRELHPNVLQYTKSGAAPAQMTARGEVAVGVIFSHDCIATQEAGFPDLEVTFPSEGTGYETGGVALVKGAKNPTSARKFIDWALTPEAQEIGPGVKAYQFPTNPDAKVSDKVVDLASIKVVDYDAAAAGAAKSALTKRFDEEVAQAPKS; from the coding sequence ATGACAGTCGTGGCTAAGGGAAGACGATCGCGCCGTGGCGCGGCACTGACGATGGCGGTGGCGGCCGTGGTCGTCGCGACCGCGAGCGGCTGCGCGCGCGACGCCGGTGAGGTCGGCGCCGATCAGGACGGCGGCGTGGTGCACGTCGCCTGCGGTGCCACCGAGGAGTGGTGCGCCGCCACCACGGAGCAGTTCACCGAGACCACCGGGGTGAAGGCCGACTTCGTCCGGCTCTCCAGCGGCGAGGCACTGGCCCGGATCCAGGCCGGCAAGGGCAACGCCGAGTTCGACGTCTGGTACGGCGGGCCCGCCGACGGTTACGCCGCCGCGGGCGAGCAGGACCTGCTGGAACCGTATGTGTCGGCGAACGCGAAGGCCATTCCCGCCAAGTACAAGGACGCCTCCGGTCTGTGGACCGGCGTCTACGTCGGCGCGCTGGGCTTCTGCAGCAACGGCGAACTCCTGAAGGAGAAGGGGCTCGACGCCCCGGAGTCCTGGGCCGACCTGCTCGATCCGAAACTGAAGAAGGACATCGGCATCGCCCACCCGTCCACGTCGGGCACCGCGTACACGGCTCTGTGGACGCAGGTGCAGCTGGCCGACGGTGATGAGGACAAGGCACTGAAGTACATGCGTGAGCTCCACCCGAACGTGCTGCAGTACACCAAGTCCGGCGCGGCACCGGCGCAGATGACGGCGCGCGGCGAGGTCGCCGTCGGCGTGATCTTCTCCCACGACTGCATAGCCACCCAGGAGGCCGGTTTCCCCGACCTCGAGGTGACCTTCCCGTCCGAGGGCACGGGCTACGAGACCGGCGGTGTCGCGCTGGTCAAGGGCGCGAAGAACCCCACGAGCGCCAGGAAATTCATCGACTGGGCGTTGACCCCCGAGGCCCAGGAGATCGGCCCCGGCGTCAAGGCGTACCAGTTCCCGACCAACCCGGACGCGAAGGTGTCGGACAAGGTCGTGGACCTGGCGAGCATCAAGGTCGTGGATTACGACGCGGCCGCGGCCGGGGCCGCCAAGTCTGCGCTGACCAAGCGGTTCGACGAAGAAGTCGCGCAGGCCCCGAAGTCATGA